In the Gavia stellata isolate bGavSte3 chromosome 17, bGavSte3.hap2, whole genome shotgun sequence genome, GAAATACCGGAAAAATCATCAGTGTGAACAAGGTTACGTGATTGCAACTGTGGACAGGAtctttatgaaacacttcatgTGCCCCAAAAAATCCTTGTGCAGATATGGGACTTGAAACTATAAGGGAATCATAGGTCAAAGGAGAGGTTGTGACAAACTGCTTTCTGTTAAGGACTTAAGTAAAAAACACTTCTAAGAACTGCTGATGTTTCTCCCAGAGATGGCACTGTCATTGCAAGAAAAAAGTCAGCagttcttacatttttttcttttccatttaaatttgGTGACGGTGTCAACTTTTTACATTGATATTTATGAAGTGGAAATTGCATCAGGAATTTTTTCACCCTCTTCTCTCCACGTCTCTCTGCAGCGATGTAAAAATGTCTGATGACAACTGCACTGAGGTGACCCAGTTCACCTTCTCGGGACTCACAGAAGACCCACAACTGAAGCCCATCCTCTTCACGCTCTTCCTGGGCACCTATGTGCTGACGTTAGCGGGAAACCTCGGCCTGATTGCCCTGATCAGGGTCAGCCCCCAGCTtcacacccccatgtactttTTCCTCGGTAACTTGTCCATCTTAGATGTTTTCTACACCTCCACCATCAGCCCCAAAATGCTGCTGGACCTTCcaacaaaaaccaaagccaTTTCTTTTGCTGGATGTCTCACGCAGTTTTATTTCTATGCTAGTTTTGCCACAGCTGAGCTTTACCTGCTGGCTGCCATGGCCTACGACCGGTATATGGCCATCTCCAAGCCCCTGCTCTATGAGGTTGTCATGTCTCCTGGCGTCTGCGTGAGCCTGGTCGCTGTGTCCTACCTTGTGGGGTTGCTGAATGCTATCGTGCACACAAGCGCCTTGCTCTGGCTGTCCTTCTGCGGCCCCCCAGTCATCAACAACTTCTGCTGCGACGGGCCACCGCTGTTTGTTGTCGCCTCGACTGACACGCGCCTCAATGAGGGTTTAATGTTTGTGCTCGTGGGTTTCAACATGATGGCCACCAACCTGCTCATCCTCACCTCCTACGCCTGCATCGTGGTGGCCGTGGGCAGGATGGGCTCTGCGGCAGGCAGGCGCAAAGCCTGCTCCACCTGCGCCTCCCACCTGGCAGCCGTCATCATTTTCGATGTGTCTGCTACTTTTAATTACATGCAACCCAGTTCATCAAACTCACCGGAGAGCAAGAAAATCGCATCCATCTTTTACACCATTATAGTCCCCATGCTGAACCCCATGATTTACAGCCTCAGAAACAAGGAGGTGAAGCATGCCCTAACCGATTTtatcagaaggaaaatgtacttctgaaaaacaatctCATGttatattattttcctttttttctctctctaagGAGAATGTTTCTTGCAGGTCTCTGCTGCCTTCAAAACCACTTGGCACCTCATATGTTAAggttgaaaaattaattaatctgCTCTCAAACTGTGCCCACTAACATAGCTACATCAGGCTTGCCTCAAGTACAAACTTTTTGGCCAGTTACTCTACCTCACATGCAATAATCATGATGCCACTGTGCAAAAAAAGGTAAGTCTAAGGGCTGGAGACAGTGACGATCTGGAtcttcacacagaatcacaggatggcAGCAATTTGACAGGACCTCTGGAGATGACCTAGTCCAACCACCTGCTGAAAGCCAGGTCAACCAGAGACGCTGCCAAGGAATGTGTCCACTTTGAATATCTTTAAGGATGGAGACCCCACAACCTTTCTGGGTTTTCAGTGCTTGATCACCTTTACAGgaataaagctttttcttatgtttaaatggagttccctgtatttcagtttgtcttctcactgggcaccactgagaagagtctggttCTGTTCTCTTTATTCCCCCTGCAACACAGATTTACACACAAGGATAAGAtttccctgagccttctcttctccaggctgaactaTCTGAGCTCTCTCCCAGTATGAGAAGTTCTAGTCCCTTAATCCACTGGTCCTGTTCCAGCATGTCTGTGTCTCTCTTGCACTGAGAAGCTGAGACCTGGACACAGCACCCCAGGTGGGTCTCACCGACTTGACCTGCTGGCGATGCTTTTCCTAACGTAGCCTAGAAGGCTTTTgaccttctttgctgcaagggccagctcatggtcatcctggtGTCCCACTGGAcacccaagtccttctctgccaagctgctttccagctggtcagcctCCAGCTTttactggtgcctggggttattcctccccagttGCAGGACTTTGTTGAACTCCATGAGGAACCTCTTGAcccatttcttcagcctttctACTTAGAACCATCACTCTTTTTTGGTTAATCAGAaccatttgtttttattttccatttttgttaaGCAGTCTGACTGCAAACCATATTTCCAGAATGCTTGGTGCATATGCTGAGTGAGCATGAATTTTAATGTGCGGTACTAAATGAAGAATACTTTAAAAGCCATGATAAAACATAAACGTTTTATTAATTGTGAACAAACTTATGTTATCTATCTGAATATTTCTAGGCTGAATCATAAAATGTTGCACTAACTTATTTGTTGACAACAACTAGCCTCCAGGATAGTAACTGTACAACTTCATACCCTTGAACTGAAtatacttttctgtatttataaagAACACATTAAATGATCtgttcaaattaattttctgagtCTTTCCTTAAAGTAAGTTTTCTTCTCTAGATTATATTAAGAGCCAGAGGcactttttccatttgcttAGTTCAGCACAGAATATGAAACAGCGACTAAGTACAAAACCTGGGGCTCTGAGCTGAAgttaatgttttttatttccccctgtGCATTGCTTTATGTATGGATATGCCGAATTTCATCAGTTATCCTAttgctcagcctctcctcatgcGTGACTCCCCTCAGAGCACCTCAAGGTGCAGACCCTGTCATTGTGCTTGGTGTTTCTTGACTCTCCCCGTGCTCACATGGGCTAGCTACAGGTCGCACCGAGGAGCTCACGCCGTGCATCACCCCACTGGTGATTCAGGCAAGCACTCGATTCCAAGGGGTTCTCTAAGAGAAATAAGGTGCTAATGTCCCCTTCCCCAGTCTGAAGTGAGAGGTTATGAACTCCCCCAGGCCTGCCAAGACGTTGGCCTGCGTGAACAGTGAATTCACTAGGACTGATAGCATTTTTCACAACATCTAGCATTTCTAATATATTAATGTTATTCAATACCCTATCAAAATGAATTGTTTTTAAGCAGCAGCACGTCTCAGGGAGATGCAAGGCTGCAGCGCAGCAGCAGACAGGACTACGTTTTGACTTGTGCAGGGGAAGGAGATGGAGGGTAAGTGTTGGGATGAGCCTTGGATGGCTGAAGATCAAGCCATGCTCTTACTGATAGAGCTGGCTGTGGAGGAGACCACCTCACGGACTTCAGCCCCTCGGGCAGCAGAAAGCAACTGAGAACCACCATCACAGTTAGCATCTGTGAACTGGGGTAGTTCACGTGGGTCAGGACCATGATGGCAACAATAGGTCGTAGTGGCCCTGATCGGCCTCGCCTGGTGTTTTCTTGCCCTGCCACATGCACGCTCACCCCCTCCCATGGACTAGGACCCCCCATTTTAGGGGGCCTTCAGGCCTTCCCTATGCCGCGTTGTAGGTGTGCCTGGCTGCATCTGTCTCCTGGATGGACCTTGGACCTGTGCTGTAGATAGTTTTATTCCTAGATGGGCAAATGTATGTACATTGTATTTTGTCTCCAGCCACATCTCTTTTTGCTTCTGGCCTGACTCCCTGGATGAACCTGAATCTGGTTCATCATCTGCCATGGCTGTGGCTGCTGATGGACCCCTTGTGATGTCCCAAGCACTTGTTGCAAGGTGCTGAGTGACTTCTGCCAGCCAAAAGTTGTTGGCCAGGGACAGCtgctctctcagctgctgctggtgtgaTGCACAGATCTGTTATCCTTCAAACTCCAATGGTAACTTCTGTACTAACCAAGTGGAGGACTGGAAAGGTGTATGCCAACCCATAAACTATCCAACCACCAACTTCAGGGTGTGGAGTAGATATGACAAACTAAACTGCTTTAGAAGTGCTCATTGCctttaacaaaaaggaaagtttcCTTCTCCTTAGTGTCTGTGAAGTTGTCCCCCAGGGGCTTGTTAGGAAGAATGAGGTAGGTTTACTATGAGCTTTCTAAGAAGGTTTCAAGATCATTAGAGGCTTCTTCACAATGCCCAGAAGAGCTTGTTAAGCTGATGACTCCTGGGTGGCTGGCCCCCAGGGGGAGTTCCTTGttttgggaaggggagaagagtAATTTGTGATAGAAATAGATTTAACGACTTAGTTGATGTTGGAGTTCAGGCCTGCGAGAGGCTTCCAGTGGGTCATGCTATGACTATTGCCTCCACCCACTGCTAGAGAAGGCTTCTTATTTAGTATGGTTAAGGGTTAAGAAATCTCCTGTTCTCCCTACATGTGCAGTTCATATGCATGTGTTTGCCTTCACTAATCAGATACTTTATTTTCGCCTTATCTTCCCTATCTTTCACTCATgggaataatatttttaaaaaagtgaagagTCCTTTAGGTGTGGTGGGAGCCTGGGCTGGTCTAGCAAAATGCTGGTGTCTGGCTTGGGCTACACTTCCCCTTTTCTGGCTTGCTCTGCACTGAATATCTTTGCATTTATCTTTGTATTTACCTGCTAAAGGCTTCGTCTATCTAAGGGCTCACTTACCCTATCCCAAGAGACTCTGCAGGAGACGCAGACTTCTCCAGTACATAGTCCACCAGGTCCAAACTCAATTCTAGGCTTGCTCAGCTGACGTAATTCAAGGCTAACTAATATTCTCCTGGCAGGTGGCTGGAGGGTCTTGGTCTAGGATGGTGCTGAGCAGCAGGAGTATCTACCAGCATAGCACGCCTCTGCTGGGGCTGTGAAGAATGAGGTGGTCACCAAAGTGGCAATACGTCCTACCCCAGCAAGGACCTGTGCCAGATGTCAGACCCAAACCTTTCCCCTGGCCACTCTCAAAGGCGGCATATAGCAATAGGGACAGACATCTGGCATGTGAccttcccccccaggggacAGCAATCTGCCCAAAAACCCAAGCAAGGAGTTTGTCCTCATATGTTTTATAGCTTACATGGCATAAGAGTAAGGGAGTAGTTGGAGATACAACACTAAACaaactttctcctttccctgcccttGCTAGGAAGGCAAGAGCCACAGCTGGGGCCATGTGTCCTGCTCTGAGCCGCAGAAGAGCCCAGACCTGTCTCTGGGGTGGGTTTCTGGGCTCAGACCCATGAATGCCACTtccagatgctgctgcttgatAGCAGTGTAAAGAGCCAGGGCTGAAACTATACCATAGTTTGGTCCTTCCCTGTGCAGGATGGGTGTAAGCACACTTCTGGTGCGTAGGATACTGGCTAATGAGTGACATTTGTTCAGTAAGTGCATTTTCCACACTTCAGCTTTCTGCTGGGACTCCACTTTCTGCTAGCTTGCAGAGGAAACCGCATCAGTACAAATTCTGCCTATTCAGGTTGGTTGGTTTGTGTTggcaaacattaaaaagaagaatgtaCACCACGAAATTATGATTACAAATTTGTGTATCTGGGACAACTGTTATTTTTAGGTGTCTTGTTAAACCTCAAGTCAtgctgggtggggtggggagagagtTTTGCATACCTGTAAGGTTACAGATACTTGCATCTATAAAAGCTGAAGTTCATCCTGCCTAACTCTGGTAGTCTAAAAACTGATTGTTCAGAATCATCTTAAAAGAGGTGTCTAAAAGCCAGTTTTCCTGGACAGACAGGGAggcagaaacacagaaacaagcACCAGATCACAGATGCCTGCAACAgcttatttgcattttacattttttcaagcACATTATTCAAGCATATCAATTTCATTACTTCCCTTTTCCGAAAAAAACCAAGATATTAAGGTGAGAATTGCTTTCTTAGTCTTCCATGTACACACAAATCAGTCACACAATGTCTTGTCCTGGCAGCAGTTTGGATTTGGTATGCCGTTCTTTATTGTGGTTGTAGAATTTGGACAGCTCTCCCTCAGTCTAACGCTGGCTATGAATGAGTTTTGTCCAGCAGTTCGGAAACCAATGAGGTTTCCTTTCCAGACTTGCATCTGGCAAACCTGCTGGGGCTATGCCTCGTGCTCTCCCCTCGTGTGCCCTCTCAACACCCTTCTGAAGCCGTTCTACCTCTGCTTCAGCCAGATTAAGTAACTTTTTGCACTGCTGTTTTATATCAAGCAAACAAATTTACGTCTAGCTCTCTGACTTCATGAATGTGgttcttcttcttccctcatTTATAGATAATTCACTGGTACTTTTTTAGTCACTTACCATAGCATGGCATGAGTTTCTCTGCCCACTGTACAAGGAGCCCAGCGAAGCACCTCAGAGCCTTGGGAGCTAGCTTAGACTTAGGTGCTTCactacagatttttaaaaacatgtgaGAAGACTCTTATCTTTAGAGATCAGAAAGTCGGCTGTGTCCCACCGTGTTTTGTTACAACTTTCCATATGCTCGATCTAGCTTTCCTGATACCTTCTTCAGGTGCTTCTGGTGATAGTTATTTGACAGGGACAAGGCTGGAGGATATTTCTCACAGCAGAGCAGTTTGGACCAGAAAAtcaaagggggaagaaaagatttttggCTTTAAAGATGCTCTATCTGCTTTGGCTGTACATGTCTTGGATGTCACAGGGAtttgttcttgctttcttttcaagtaCTGGTTTATTTAGACTTTGAAGTCCATTGGGGAAGGACTTTCTGTGGGTTTCTCTAGGTTTGAATTACGCCATCTAAATTTAGTCATCAAAATATGTCTACATATGGAAGGTTGATCAGTCTGTGGAGAGGTGTTCTCCCTCTGTAGTCAGTGGGGGATTCAGATATAAAATTGGCATTACAAAAAATTGGCATCCAACAGCATCCAGATTTTGGCTATAATGTCACTGCGTAACAAATAAACCCACATCACAGAAAGGAGGATCAACAGTCGTCCATGACTGAGAAAGCTAGtgggtagggaaaaaaaacacctgtgTTTTGGAAGGATTTTGGCCCACGAGGACCCAGAGTTGGACCAAAATGCAGCGGGAATTAAGAGGGGCAGAAATCAGTTACAGAGGAAGCAAAGCGGTTTATGGGAAGAAGGTTCAGAAAATGCTCGCGGCACAGGGAGATAAGTATTAGTTGCAAACAACTACACTCTTTATTGGAGAAGATGGCAGAATATAACAGAGGTTGAGAAATCTTCAGGTCTGAAGAGACATCACAGTAGCAGCTCGTGTTTGTGACATGACTTAAATGTTTGTATGCTCTGAAGTTAATTACGAAACGcttcagaagcaaaatacattttaaacttTATAGAAAGCACTTATTTTTCTCACAGTTCttcaactattttttcttttttcttccttttttctttcttgtcatGATGCTATTGGCATTTTCCACttctattttaaatgaattGCCAGAGTGAGGCAGGCTGAAGTCTCGATGTCTTTATTTAGCCTCTGGGTTTTAGGCCAAATCCCAAAGGttattttgaaagttatttGTATGCAAGGTCTTTTTGTTTAGGTGATGTTGAATTTAGCACATTTA is a window encoding:
- the LOC104250851 gene encoding olfactory receptor 5J3; the encoded protein is MSDDNCTEVTQFTFSGLTEDPQLKPILFTLFLGTYVLTLAGNLGLIALIRVSPQLHTPMYFFLGNLSILDVFYTSTISPKMLLDLPTKTKAISFAGCLTQFYFYASFATAELYLLAAMAYDRYMAISKPLLYEVVMSPGVCVSLVAVSYLVGLLNAIVHTSALLWLSFCGPPVINNFCCDGPPLFVVASTDTRLNEGLMFVLVGFNMMATNLLILTSYACIVVAVGRMGSAAGRRKACSTCASHLAAVIIFDVSATFNYMQPSSSNSPESKKIASIFYTIIVPMLNPMIYSLRNKEVKHALTDFIRRKMYF